Proteins found in one Amycolatopsis umgeniensis genomic segment:
- a CDS encoding SDR family oxidoreductase, whose amino-acid sequence MTGVLIVTGGSKGIGAAVCELAAARGYDVVVNYAGDAEAAEDVASRVRKHGVQAITQRGDVASEEDVVALFDAASGLGPLAGVVANAAVTGNTPGRLEEYDVDVVRRVVDVNITGVFLCVREGIRRMSTRYGGAGGAIVTLSSTAARTGSPGEWVHYAGTKAAVETMTYGAAQEVAKEAVRINAVAPGMIHTGLHAAAGLPDRMDRIAPTIPMGRAGEPGEIAEAVLWLLSPAASYTTGTVLTVGGGR is encoded by the coding sequence ATGACCGGGGTTCTCATCGTCACGGGCGGCAGCAAGGGCATCGGCGCGGCGGTCTGCGAACTGGCCGCCGCGCGCGGTTACGACGTCGTCGTCAACTACGCGGGTGACGCCGAAGCGGCGGAAGACGTCGCTTCGCGCGTCCGGAAGCACGGCGTCCAGGCGATCACCCAGCGCGGCGACGTCGCGTCCGAAGAAGACGTCGTCGCCCTGTTCGACGCGGCCTCCGGACTCGGTCCGCTCGCCGGGGTGGTCGCGAACGCGGCCGTCACCGGCAACACCCCGGGACGCCTCGAAGAATATGACGTCGACGTCGTCCGTCGCGTCGTGGATGTCAACATCACGGGCGTCTTCCTGTGCGTCCGCGAGGGCATCCGCCGGATGTCCACCCGATACGGCGGCGCGGGCGGCGCGATCGTGACGCTGTCCTCCACCGCCGCGCGGACCGGTTCGCCCGGGGAATGGGTCCACTACGCGGGGACCAAGGCGGCGGTCGAAACGATGACCTACGGCGCGGCGCAAGAGGTCGCGAAGGAAGCCGTCCGGATCAACGCCGTCGCACCGGGAATGATCCACACCGGCCTGCACGCGGCGGCCGGGCTGCCCGATCGCATGGACCGGATCGCCCCGACCATTCCGATGGGCAGGGCGGGCGAACCGGGCGAAATCGCGGAAGCCGTGCTGTGGCTGCTTTCCCCCGCCGCGTCGTACACCACCGGGACGGTGCTGACCGTCGGCGGCGGGCGTTGA
- a CDS encoding nucleoside/nucleotide kinase family protein — MTAMPPVFEDLLSRAQTLAKPGQRSVLGIVGAPASGKTTLAWGLAKALGTRAAVVGMDGFHLAQVELQRLGRAERKGAPDTFDAAGYVHLLRRLAEGRETVYAPEFRREIEEPIAGAVAVTPDVPLVITEGNYLLMQDDPWSGVKPILAESWFLAPDEPERIERLVSRHRRYGRSLVEARRRALGSDQRNADLIASTSGRADLVLENLPLVNFAI, encoded by the coding sequence ATGACAGCCATGCCTCCGGTGTTCGAGGACCTGTTGAGCAGGGCTCAGACGCTGGCGAAGCCGGGGCAGCGCAGCGTGCTCGGGATCGTCGGCGCCCCCGCGTCCGGCAAGACGACGCTGGCCTGGGGCCTGGCGAAGGCGCTGGGCACGCGGGCGGCCGTGGTCGGGATGGACGGCTTCCACCTGGCGCAGGTGGAACTGCAGCGGCTCGGCCGCGCGGAGCGCAAGGGCGCGCCGGACACCTTCGACGCCGCCGGGTACGTGCACCTGTTGCGAAGGCTCGCCGAAGGCCGCGAGACGGTCTACGCGCCCGAGTTCCGCCGTGAGATCGAGGAGCCGATCGCCGGGGCCGTCGCGGTCACGCCGGACGTCCCGCTGGTCATCACCGAGGGGAACTACCTCCTCATGCAGGACGATCCGTGGAGCGGCGTGAAGCCGATCCTCGCCGAGTCTTGGTTCCTCGCGCCGGACGAACCCGAGCGCATCGAGCGGCTCGTTTCGCGGCACCGTCGCTACGGCCGCTCGCTGGTCGAAGCCCGTCGCCGCGCACTCGGTTCCGACCAGCGCAACGCCGATCTGATCGCGTCCACCAGCGGCCGGGCCGACCTGGTCCTCGAGAACCTCCCGCTGGTTAACTTCGCTATATGA